One part of the Mariniflexile litorale genome encodes these proteins:
- a CDS encoding acyl-CoA reductase yields MQLQQRIYAFVKLGDFLSQFSNEVIQKKDNIEHNELFFEGFKHQLKLAQEHNGWFTIENIQFALKGWVDALTHDNLTKWLTPYNMVTNTPKQVAIIMAGNIPLVGFHDFLSVLITGHKVLVKQSSNDKHLLPYLTKYLEFVEPDFKGKITFTEAKIEKFDAVIATGSNNTARYFEYYFKGKPSIIRNNRNSVAVLTGKETEADLKNLAEDIFRYYGLGCRNVSKLFLPKNYNFDAFFNGMYHWHPIIDKAKYANNYDYNKAVYLMSEFDMLENGFLMIKEDQSYASPIATVFYEYYEDANQLKERLKTDNDQIQCIVSNGFIEKEIAFGATQKPQLWDYADSIDSIEFLLTIS; encoded by the coding sequence ATGCAATTACAACAAAGAATTTACGCATTTGTGAAATTAGGAGATTTTTTAAGTCAATTTTCTAATGAAGTGATTCAAAAAAAAGATAATATTGAACACAACGAGTTATTCTTTGAAGGTTTTAAGCATCAATTAAAATTGGCACAAGAACACAATGGATGGTTCACTATAGAAAATATTCAATTTGCTCTTAAAGGCTGGGTAGATGCTTTAACCCATGATAATTTAACCAAATGGCTTACTCCATATAATATGGTTACTAACACGCCAAAACAAGTAGCTATTATCATGGCAGGAAATATTCCTTTGGTGGGGTTTCATGATTTTTTATCGGTGTTAATTACAGGACATAAGGTACTTGTAAAACAGTCATCAAACGATAAACACCTACTACCCTATTTAACCAAATATTTAGAATTTGTAGAGCCTGATTTTAAAGGCAAAATTACTTTTACAGAAGCTAAAATAGAAAAATTTGATGCTGTTATTGCCACAGGAAGTAATAATACCGCGCGTTATTTTGAATATTATTTTAAAGGAAAACCATCTATTATTAGAAATAATAGAAACTCTGTAGCTGTTTTAACAGGAAAAGAAACCGAAGCTGATTTAAAAAACCTAGCGGAAGATATTTTTAGATATTACGGATTGGGTTGCCGAAACGTTTCAAAACTATTTTTACCTAAAAATTATAATTTTGATGCCTTTTTTAATGGTATGTATCACTGGCATCCTATTATAGATAAAGCAAAATACGCTAACAATTACGATTATAATAAAGCCGTTTATTTAATGAGCGAATTTGATATGTTAGAAAATGGTTTTTTAATGATAAAAGAAGACCAAAGCTACGCTTCACCCATTGCCACTGTTTTTTATGAATATTATGAGGATGCCAATCAATTAAAAGAAAGGTTAAAAACCGATAATGACCAAATTCAGTGCATTGTTTCTAACGGATTTATAGAAAAAGAAATTGCATTTGGTGCTACACAAAAACCACAACTTTGGGATTATGCGGAT
- a CDS encoding 4Fe-4S dicluster domain-containing protein, giving the protein MAIIITDECINCGACEPECPNTAIYEGADDWRYKDGTSLNGKVVLTNGNEVDADEAQEPVSDEVYYIVPDKCTECKGFHDEPQCAAVCPVDCCVPDDDHVETEEELLAKQRFMHPEG; this is encoded by the coding sequence ATGGCAATTATTATAACAGACGAATGTATAAATTGTGGTGCTTGCGAACCTGAGTGCCCAAATACAGCAATATATGAAGGCGCGGACGATTGGCGTTACAAAGATGGTACAAGTTTAAATGGTAAAGTTGTTTTAACAAATGGGAATGAAGTAGATGCTGATGAAGCACAAGAACCTGTAAGTGATGAAGTTTACTATATTGTTCCTGATAAGTGTACAGAATGTAAAGGTTTCCACGACGAGCCACAATGTGCGGCCGTTTGTCCTGTAGACTGTTGTGTACCTGATGATGACCACGTAGAAACTGAAGAAGAGCTTTTAGCAAAACAACGCTTTATGCACCCAGAAGGGTAA
- a CDS encoding potassium/proton antiporter, producing MNLTIENILLVGSILLFISIIVGKTSYKFGVPTLILFLAIGMLAGSDGIGGIRFDDPKIAQLIGIVSLNFILFSGGLDTNWNAIKPILKEGVVLSTIGVLFTAITLGTFVWYITDFTIYESMLLGSIVSSTDAAAVFSILRSKSLSLKTNLRPTLELESGSNDPMAYVLTIAFLTLVINQDQSIVSIIFLFFQQMILGTIAGFGFGILSKFIINKIKLDFEGLYPVLVIALMFITFSATDFVGGNGFLAIYICAVYLGNQDLIHKNTILKMYDGLAWLMQIVLFLTLGLLVFPSQIVPYIGIGLLISLFLILVARPISVFLSLIFFKMKLRRRFYISWVGLRGAVPIVFATYPLLAGIEKANMIFNIVFFISVTSVLIQGTTLSLFAKWLKVALPEKAKKISQIDQLILDLPKSSLQEFEILPDFYAVNKRIVDLNFPKSAFIVMIKRNKAYIRPGGSTNIHANDVLMILADSKEDYAKVNECLYKPNNLKKA from the coding sequence ATGAATTTAACGATTGAAAATATACTATTAGTTGGCTCTATTTTACTTTTTATTAGCATTATTGTAGGTAAGACATCTTATAAATTTGGCGTTCCAACCCTAATACTCTTTTTGGCAATAGGTATGTTGGCAGGCTCTGATGGTATAGGTGGAATCCGTTTTGATGATCCAAAAATAGCACAACTTATAGGTATTGTTTCACTTAACTTTATTTTGTTTTCAGGAGGTCTCGACACTAATTGGAATGCCATAAAGCCTATTCTTAAAGAAGGTGTGGTTTTATCAACCATAGGTGTTCTGTTCACAGCAATTACTTTAGGTACGTTTGTCTGGTATATTACCGATTTTACCATTTATGAAAGTATGCTTTTAGGATCTATTGTTTCATCAACAGATGCGGCAGCCGTATTCTCAATTTTACGTTCCAAAAGCCTCTCACTTAAAACAAATTTAAGACCCACATTAGAATTAGAAAGCGGAAGTAACGACCCTATGGCGTATGTGTTAACTATTGCTTTTCTAACTTTAGTAATTAACCAAGATCAAAGTATTGTATCCATCATCTTTTTGTTTTTTCAGCAAATGATTTTAGGAACTATCGCAGGTTTTGGATTTGGAATACTTAGTAAATTCATTATTAACAAAATCAAACTAGATTTTGAAGGTCTTTACCCTGTTTTGGTTATTGCCCTTATGTTTATTACATTTTCGGCAACTGATTTTGTAGGAGGTAACGGTTTTCTTGCTATATATATTTGTGCAGTATACTTAGGAAATCAAGACCTGATACACAAAAACACTATTTTAAAAATGTATGACGGATTGGCTTGGTTGATGCAAATTGTACTCTTCCTTACTTTAGGTCTACTCGTTTTTCCATCTCAAATTGTTCCGTATATTGGAATCGGACTCCTTATTTCTTTGTTCTTAATATTGGTAGCGCGACCAATAAGTGTTTTTCTTAGTTTAATATTTTTCAAAATGAAACTAAGAAGACGATTTTATATTTCTTGGGTGGGTTTGCGTGGTGCAGTTCCTATTGTATTTGCAACATACCCACTTTTAGCAGGAATTGAAAAGGCAAATATGATTTTTAATATCGTATTTTTTATTTCCGTTACATCTGTTCTTATTCAAGGAACCACCTTGTCATTATTTGCCAAATGGCTAAAAGTGGCACTTCCGGAAAAGGCAAAAAAAATAAGCCAAATAGATCAACTTATTTTGGACTTGCCAAAATCTTCTTTGCAAGAATTTGAGATTTTACCAGACTTTTACGCAGTAAACAAAAGAATTGTCGATTTGAATTTCCCGAAATCAGCATTCATCGTCATGATAAAACGTAATAAAGCATATATTCGGCCTGGGGGTTCTACTAACATTCATGCAAATGATGTTTTAATGATTCTTGCAGATAGTAAGGAAGATTATGCCAAAGTTAACGAATGTCTTTACAAGCCAAATAATTTGAAAAAAGCCTAG
- the ychF gene encoding redox-regulated ATPase YchF: MKAGIVGLPNVGKSTLFNCLSNAKAQSANFPFCTIEPNIGVVNVPDKRLEKLTELVKPVRVQPATVEIVDIAGLVKGASKGEGLGNQFLANIRETDAILHVLRCFDNDNIVHVDGNVNPIRDKETIDMELQLKDLETVDKKLEKVKRAAKTGNKDAQKEEAVLLRIKENLEAGISVRALEFSEDDYEDFVKPAQLITEKPVMYVCNVDEASAVSGNKYVELVKEAVKDENAEVLFLAVGTEADITELDDYEERQMFLQDIGLDEAGSAKLIRSAYKLLKQQTYFTAGVKEVRAWTIDIGASAPQAAGVIHTDFEKGFIRAEVIGYEDYVYYGSEAKVKEAGKMRVEGKNYIVKDGDIMHFLFNV; encoded by the coding sequence ATGAAAGCAGGTATTGTAGGATTGCCAAACGTAGGAAAATCGACCTTATTTAATTGTTTGTCTAACGCCAAAGCGCAAAGTGCTAACTTTCCGTTTTGTACCATAGAGCCTAATATAGGTGTAGTGAATGTGCCAGATAAACGTTTAGAGAAACTTACAGAATTGGTAAAACCTGTACGTGTGCAACCCGCAACCGTTGAGATTGTTGACATTGCCGGTTTGGTAAAAGGTGCCAGTAAAGGGGAGGGTTTAGGAAATCAATTCTTAGCGAACATTCGCGAAACCGATGCTATTTTACACGTATTACGTTGTTTTGATAACGATAATATTGTGCATGTTGATGGGAATGTGAACCCCATTCGCGATAAGGAGACCATCGACATGGAATTACAACTTAAAGATTTAGAGACTGTCGACAAAAAGCTTGAAAAAGTAAAACGTGCTGCTAAAACTGGTAATAAAGATGCCCAAAAAGAAGAAGCTGTTTTATTAAGAATAAAAGAAAATTTAGAAGCAGGCATCTCGGTTCGTGCTTTAGAATTTAGTGAAGATGATTATGAAGATTTTGTAAAACCAGCACAATTAATTACGGAAAAACCAGTGATGTATGTGTGTAATGTCGATGAGGCATCTGCAGTTTCTGGGAATAAATATGTTGAATTAGTGAAAGAAGCTGTTAAAGATGAAAATGCCGAGGTGTTATTTTTAGCAGTTGGTACCGAGGCCGATATTACCGAGTTAGACGATTATGAAGAGCGCCAAATGTTTTTACAAGATATAGGTTTAGACGAAGCGGGTTCTGCAAAATTAATACGTTCAGCTTACAAGCTATTAAAACAACAAACATATTTTACTGCGGGCGTTAAAGAAGTGCGCGCTTGGACTATTGATATTGGAGCTTCCGCACCGCAGGCAGCCGGTGTTATTCATACCGATTTTGAAAAAGGCTTTATTAGAGCTGAAGTTATTGGTTATGAGGATTATGTGTATTATGGAAGTGAAGCTAAAGTAAAGGAAGCTGGTAAAATGCGAGTTGAAGGAAAGAATTACATTGTTAAAGATGGTGATATAATGCATTTCTTATTTAACGTTTAA
- the trmD gene encoding tRNA (guanosine(37)-N1)-methyltransferase TrmD, with product MRIDIITVLPELLKSPFEASILKRAIEANLVEVHFHNLRDYTSDKHKSVDDTQFGGGAGMVMMVEPIDKCISALKAQRTYDEIIYMTPDGETLKQGMANHLSLKENIIILCGHYKGVDQRVRDQFITREISIGDYVLSGGELGAAVLCDAIIRLIPGVLGNETSALTDSFQDNLLAPPIYTKPRDYKGWKVPELLFSGNLPEIDKWREDQAYERTKIRRPDLLEE from the coding sequence ATGCGCATTGACATTATTACCGTTTTACCCGAATTACTTAAAAGCCCGTTTGAAGCCTCTATTTTAAAACGCGCTATAGAAGCCAATTTGGTAGAAGTCCATTTTCATAATTTACGCGATTATACGTCTGACAAACATAAATCGGTTGATGACACACAATTTGGAGGTGGTGCAGGCATGGTCATGATGGTAGAACCAATTGATAAATGTATTTCAGCATTGAAAGCACAACGCACATACGATGAAATAATTTATATGACACCCGATGGAGAAACCTTAAAACAAGGTATGGCCAACCATTTATCGTTAAAAGAAAATATTATTATTTTATGTGGGCATTATAAGGGCGTGGATCAACGGGTGCGCGACCAATTTATAACCCGAGAAATTTCTATCGGCGATTATGTTTTATCTGGTGGTGAATTAGGTGCCGCTGTACTCTGTGATGCCATTATAAGATTAATACCAGGCGTTTTAGGCAATGAAACCTCTGCCCTAACCGATTCGTTTCAAGACAACTTATTGGCACCGCCCATTTACACCAAACCCCGCGATTATAAAGGCTGGAAAGTACCTGAATTATTATTTAGTGGCAACCTTCCTGAAATAGATAAATGGCGTGAAGACCAAGCATACGAACGCACCAAAATACGCCGCCCTGATTTGCTAGAAGAATAA
- the mazG gene encoding nucleoside triphosphate pyrophosphohydrolase, with product MNTRENQLKAFDRLLTIMDELRTQCPWDKKQTMESLRHLTIEETYELGDAILDNDLEEIKKELGDVLLHIVFYSKIGSETNDFDIADVCNSICEKLINRHPHIYGDVKVENEEDVKRNWENLKLKEGKNSVLEGVPHSLPALVKANRIQEKVAGVGFDWEHPNQVWEKVEEELAEFKVEIEKGDKQAMESEFGDVLFSMVNYARFLNINPENALERTNKKFSKRFQYLEEKAKAINKPLKDMTLAEMDVFWEEAKVFLSE from the coding sequence ATGAATACCAGAGAAAATCAACTTAAAGCTTTTGACCGTTTACTAACTATCATGGATGAATTACGAACCCAATGTCCTTGGGACAAAAAGCAAACCATGGAGAGTTTACGCCATTTAACCATTGAAGAAACTTACGAGCTTGGTGATGCTATTTTAGATAATGATTTAGAAGAAATAAAAAAAGAATTGGGCGATGTACTGCTTCATATTGTATTCTATTCTAAGATAGGCAGTGAAACTAATGATTTTGATATCGCTGATGTATGCAATAGTATTTGTGAAAAATTAATAAACAGACACCCACATATTTATGGCGATGTAAAAGTTGAAAATGAAGAGGATGTGAAACGTAACTGGGAAAACTTAAAACTTAAAGAAGGTAAAAACAGTGTTTTAGAAGGTGTACCACATAGTCTGCCTGCCTTAGTTAAAGCAAATAGAATTCAAGAAAAAGTAGCTGGTGTGGGTTTTGATTGGGAACATCCGAACCAAGTTTGGGAAAAAGTTGAAGAAGAACTTGCTGAATTTAAGGTTGAAATAGAAAAAGGCGACAAGCAAGCTATGGAAAGTGAATTTGGCGATGTGTTATTTTCTATGGTTAACTACGCGCGGTTTTTAAATATCAACCCAGAAAATGCTTTAGAACGCACCAATAAAAAATTCAGTAAACGTTTTCAATATCTTGAAGAAAAAGCGAAAGCCATTAATAAACCGCTCAAAGATATGACATTAGCTGAAATGGATGTGTTTTGGGAGGAAGCAAAAGTATTTTTATCAGAATAA
- a CDS encoding aconitate hydratase — MAFDIEMIKGVYTKMAERVDKAREVVGRPLTLSEKILYNHLWDGNPTKAFERGKDYVDFAPDRIACQDATAQMALLQFMQAGKSKVAVPTTVHCDHLIQAKEGATIDLKHANSVSSEVFNFLESVSNKYGIGFWKPGAGIIHQVVLENYAFPGGMMIGTDSHTVNAGGLGMVAIGVGGADAVDVMAGMAWELKFPKLIGVKLTGKLSGWTAPKDVILKVAEILTVKGGTGAIVEYFGPGAISMSCTGKGTICNMGAEIGATTSTFGYDDSMERYLRSTDRADVADAANKVKSYLTADAEVYANPEQYFDQVIEINLSELGPLLNGPFTPDLSTSVGKDMKEKATANDWPIAVEWGLIGSCTNSSYEDLSRASSIAQQALDKGLKMKSELGINPGSEQVRYTAERDGILQVFEKLDAKIFTNACGPCIGQWARYSDPKNAPKNSIVHSFNRNFAKRADGNPNTHAFVASPEITAAIAIAGRLDFNPMTDKLINENGEEVMFEEPTGWELPPKGFEVKENGYLAPEADGSHVQVKVAEDSERLQLLTPFEPIGNTINGAKLLIKAFGKCTTDHISMAGPWLRFRGHLDNISNNCLIGAVNAFGQKTNFVKNQLTGEFGGVPDTARAYKAAGIKTIVVGDHNYGEGSSREHAAMEPRFLGVAAVIVKSFARIHETNLKKQGMLGLTFANEADYDLIQEDDTFNFLDLNEFAPDKQLTLEAVHADGTKDSIKLNHTYNAAQIAWYNEGSALNLIKKENNKAS, encoded by the coding sequence ATGGCATTTGACATTGAGATGATTAAAGGTGTGTACACCAAAATGGCAGAACGCGTTGATAAGGCTCGTGAAGTTGTAGGAAGACCATTAACCCTTTCTGAAAAAATATTATACAATCACCTTTGGGATGGAAATCCTACTAAGGCATTTGAAAGAGGTAAAGATTATGTAGATTTTGCTCCAGATAGAATTGCATGTCAAGATGCAACGGCTCAAATGGCTTTATTGCAATTTATGCAAGCAGGTAAAAGTAAAGTTGCTGTTCCTACTACGGTACATTGCGATCATTTAATTCAAGCTAAAGAAGGAGCTACAATCGATTTAAAACACGCAAATAGTGTCAGCAGCGAAGTATTCAACTTCTTAGAGTCTGTTTCTAATAAATATGGTATTGGTTTTTGGAAACCAGGTGCTGGTATTATTCACCAAGTGGTGTTAGAAAATTATGCATTTCCAGGTGGGATGATGATTGGTACCGATTCCCATACTGTAAATGCAGGTGGATTAGGAATGGTTGCTATTGGTGTAGGTGGTGCCGATGCGGTTGATGTAATGGCAGGTATGGCTTGGGAACTTAAATTCCCAAAACTGATTGGTGTTAAATTAACTGGTAAATTATCTGGTTGGACGGCGCCTAAAGATGTCATTTTAAAAGTAGCCGAAATTTTAACTGTAAAAGGTGGAACTGGAGCTATTGTTGAATATTTTGGGCCAGGTGCTATTTCTATGTCTTGTACAGGAAAAGGTACCATTTGTAATATGGGTGCTGAAATAGGTGCTACAACATCTACTTTTGGTTATGATGATTCTATGGAACGCTATTTACGTTCTACAGACAGAGCTGATGTTGCTGATGCTGCAAATAAAGTAAAAAGCTATTTAACTGCTGATGCTGAAGTATATGCCAACCCAGAACAATATTTCGATCAAGTAATTGAAATAAATTTATCTGAATTAGGTCCTTTATTAAATGGTCCTTTCACACCAGATTTATCTACTTCTGTGGGTAAAGATATGAAAGAGAAAGCAACGGCTAACGATTGGCCAATTGCAGTAGAATGGGGATTAATTGGGTCTTGTACCAATTCATCTTACGAAGATTTATCGCGTGCCTCATCAATTGCACAACAAGCCTTAGATAAAGGTCTTAAAATGAAATCAGAATTAGGAATTAATCCAGGTTCTGAACAAGTAAGATATACTGCCGAAAGAGATGGAATTCTTCAGGTCTTTGAAAAATTAGACGCTAAAATATTTACAAATGCTTGTGGACCCTGTATTGGACAGTGGGCGCGTTACAGCGATCCTAAAAACGCACCAAAAAACAGCATCGTTCATTCATTTAATAGAAACTTTGCGAAGCGTGCCGATGGTAACCCAAATACGCATGCATTTGTAGCTTCACCAGAAATTACCGCTGCTATTGCTATTGCTGGTCGTTTAGACTTCAACCCAATGACAGATAAACTTATCAATGAAAATGGTGAGGAAGTGATGTTTGAAGAGCCAACAGGCTGGGAATTACCTCCTAAAGGTTTTGAAGTTAAAGAAAATGGTTATTTAGCACCAGAAGCAGATGGAAGTCATGTTCAAGTAAAAGTAGCTGAAGATTCTGAACGCTTACAACTATTAACACCTTTCGAGCCTATTGGAAACACTATTAACGGCGCTAAATTATTGATTAAAGCCTTTGGAAAATGTACAACCGACCATATTAGTATGGCTGGACCTTGGTTACGTTTCCGTGGACATTTAGATAATATTTCTAACAACTGTTTAATTGGAGCTGTAAATGCTTTTGGACAAAAAACAAATTTTGTAAAAAACCAATTAACAGGTGAATTTGGTGGTGTTCCAGATACAGCAAGAGCTTATAAAGCTGCTGGTATTAAAACAATTGTTGTTGGTGATCATAACTATGGTGAAGGATCTTCTCGCGAGCACGCTGCTATGGAACCTAGATTTTTAGGTGTGGCAGCTGTTATTGTAAAATCGTTTGCACGTATTCATGAAACAAACCTTAAAAAACAAGGGATGTTAGGCTTAACATTTGCGAATGAAGCTGACTACGATTTAATTCAAGAAGATGATACTTTCAACTTTTTAGACTTAAATGAGTTCGCTCCAGATAAACAATTAACACTAGAAGCTGTACATGCTGATGGTACTAAAGATAGCATCAAATTAAACCACACTTATAATGCTGCACAAATTGCATGGTATAATGAGGGTTCTGCTTTAAACTTGATTAAAAAAGAAAACAATAAAGCTTCTTAA
- a CDS encoding MoxR family ATPase has translation MSDVAAIEQFVKRYKDLKTEIAKVIVGQDDVVNQILISIFSGGHSLLVGVPGLAKTLMVNTIAQALGLDFKRIQFTPDLMPSDILGSEILDEDRHFKFIKGPIFANIILADEINRTPPKTQAALLEAMQERAITVAGNHYKLELPYFVLATQNPIEQEGTYPLPEAQLDRFMFAINLDYPSFKEEVEIVKSTTSDNQAQVNALFSAKEITDFQHLIRRIPIADNVIEYAVTMVGKTRPNGGTANDLVKNYIDWGAGPRASQNLILAAKTHAAILGKFSPDIENVQAVAHSILRHRIIKNYKAEAEGVSEEQIIKSLF, from the coding sequence ATGTCTGATGTAGCTGCTATTGAACAATTTGTAAAGCGATATAAGGATTTAAAAACAGAAATAGCCAAAGTTATTGTTGGTCAAGATGACGTTGTAAATCAAATATTAATCTCTATTTTTTCAGGTGGGCATTCCTTACTTGTTGGTGTTCCAGGTTTAGCAAAAACGTTGATGGTTAATACCATTGCACAAGCCTTAGGACTCGATTTTAAACGTATTCAATTCACACCCGATTTAATGCCAAGTGATATTCTTGGTAGTGAAATTTTAGACGAAGACCGCCATTTTAAATTTATAAAAGGCCCTATTTTTGCTAACATTATTTTGGCAGACGAGATTAACAGAACGCCTCCAAAAACACAAGCAGCCTTATTAGAAGCCATGCAAGAACGTGCTATAACGGTAGCTGGCAATCATTATAAATTAGAATTACCTTATTTTGTTTTGGCTACACAAAACCCTATTGAGCAAGAAGGAACCTACCCCTTACCTGAAGCACAATTAGACCGTTTTATGTTTGCTATCAATTTAGATTATCCATCGTTTAAAGAAGAAGTGGAAATAGTTAAATCAACTACTTCAGATAATCAAGCACAAGTAAATGCCCTTTTTTCGGCAAAAGAAATAACAGACTTTCAGCATTTAATAAGAAGAATACCCATTGCAGATAATGTTATTGAATATGCTGTAACCATGGTAGGTAAAACTAGACCAAATGGTGGTACAGCTAACGATTTAGTTAAAAACTATATCGATTGGGGTGCAGGCCCCAGAGCTTCGCAAAACCTAATATTAGCAGCCAAAACACATGCTGCTATACTTGGCAAGTTTTCTCCAGATATTGAAAACGTACAAGCCGTAGCTCACAGTATTTTAAGACATCGAATCATTAAAAACTATAAGGCAGAGGCAGAAGGTGTTTCCGAAGAGCAAATTATCAAAAGCTTATTTTAG
- a CDS encoding peptidylprolyl isomerase → MKQLVFLFITLLIANSVCAQELIDDEEIQQAPKKIDSTRTQNAKKVDGVAAVVGDYIVLDSDVDKEYLQLQAQGVNTKDIKSCELFGSLLERKLYAHQAVQDSLQVSDSEIRKNVDYQVEQFLAQSGKSMKELLEFYKKDDEKSFREDMFEINKTNQLAAKMQAKIVDEIEITPEEVRMFFEKIPKEERPTFGTELKVAQIVAEPKVSEEEKQRVINRLKEFKADIIENGASFRSKAILYSEDPQSGRQGGKLGSLNRDQPRMVKEFREVAFKLQEGEISDPFETEYGYHIISCDKIRGKEVDVSHILLFPQVSTEALKEAKERLEKIRQRIVEGKISFADAAREASDEKETRGDGGQLINPTTQDYNFELTRMEPELYAQIQNLKDNEVSLVLKEEDRTSKIKFKILMVTDRINEHEADYARDYLKIKKLALDEKKIKAIAKWQEEKILDTYIKISGEHRNCEFSSNWLKK, encoded by the coding sequence TTGAAACAACTAGTTTTTTTATTCATAACCCTATTAATAGCTAATAGTGTATGTGCACAAGAGTTAATAGACGATGAGGAAATACAACAAGCGCCTAAAAAAATAGATTCGACAAGAACCCAAAATGCTAAAAAAGTGGATGGTGTTGCTGCGGTTGTAGGCGATTATATTGTTCTAGATTCTGATGTAGATAAAGAATATTTACAATTACAAGCGCAAGGTGTGAATACTAAAGACATTAAATCTTGTGAGCTATTTGGAAGCTTATTAGAACGAAAACTTTATGCACACCAAGCTGTACAAGATAGTCTTCAAGTATCGGATTCTGAAATTAGAAAAAATGTTGATTATCAGGTTGAACAATTTTTAGCGCAATCTGGTAAGTCTATGAAAGAACTTTTAGAGTTTTATAAAAAGGATGACGAAAAATCTTTTCGAGAAGACATGTTCGAGATTAATAAAACCAACCAGTTAGCAGCGAAAATGCAAGCTAAAATTGTTGATGAAATTGAAATAACTCCCGAAGAAGTACGAATGTTTTTCGAAAAAATACCTAAAGAAGAACGTCCAACATTTGGTACCGAGTTAAAAGTTGCTCAAATAGTTGCAGAACCCAAAGTATCCGAAGAAGAAAAACAACGTGTTATTAACAGGTTGAAGGAATTTAAAGCCGACATTATTGAAAACGGAGCTAGCTTCCGTTCTAAAGCTATTTTATATTCAGAAGATCCTCAATCTGGTAGACAAGGTGGTAAATTAGGATCTTTGAATAGAGATCAACCACGAATGGTTAAAGAATTTAGAGAAGTGGCATTTAAGCTTCAAGAAGGAGAGATATCTGACCCTTTTGAAACAGAGTATGGTTATCATATAATATCTTGTGATAAAATTAGAGGAAAAGAAGTAGATGTAAGTCATATACTTTTATTCCCTCAAGTTTCAACTGAAGCTTTAAAAGAAGCAAAGGAACGCTTAGAAAAAATTAGACAACGTATTGTTGAAGGTAAAATATCATTTGCTGATGCTGCAAGAGAAGCCAGTGATGAAAAAGAAACCCGTGGAGACGGTGGGCAATTAATAAACCCAACAACACAAGATTATAATTTTGAATTAACCAGAATGGAGCCTGAATTATATGCTCAAATTCAAAATTTGAAAGATAATGAAGTAAGTCTTGTTTTAAAGGAAGAAGACAGAACCTCTAAAATAAAGTTCAAAATTTTAATGGTTACAGATAGAATTAATGAACATGAGGCAGATTATGCACGCGATTATTTAAAAATCAAGAAATTGGCTTTAGATGAAAAAAAGATAAAAGCAATAGCTAAATGGCAAGAAGAGAAAATTTTAGATACTTATATAAAAATTAGCGGAGAACATAGAAATTGTGAGTTTTCTAGCAATTGGTTAAAAAAGTAA